From one Triticum aestivum cultivar Chinese Spring chromosome 4B, IWGSC CS RefSeq v2.1, whole genome shotgun sequence genomic stretch:
- the LOC123090924 gene encoding probable LRR receptor-like serine/threonine-protein kinase At2g16250, with amino-acid sequence MTRTRARALWAALLLAALAAAAAPGAVRGQGGLASRADLAGLYTLRGALGLRARDWPRKADPCSAWAGVGCRGGRVVSVSLVGLRRTRLGRLAPRFDVDGLRNLSRLESFTAAGFGLPGSIPAWLGAGLAPSFRVLDLSACAVTGEIAASAVAGLSNLTTLNLAGNLLSGQLPAAALAGLPKLGTLNLSGNALPGALPDAVWSLPELRVLDVSQTNLTGALPGAGIAPSATLQTVDLSGNLFYGTVPDTFRQLFNRVMANISGNYFEGNLSSVAGGNVSSEMNCFLDVAGQRRPEDCQQFYAGRGLPYDGPVAAPTPQPAPVPAENKKGRQKNLKYILIGAIGGGVLLLAVVAAVVFCIVRSRRGRSDQRESGAPSAPPGVHGSARAAAATGTTQPSASPASLAKVGDSFAYDQLASATSGFAEERIIKHGHSGDLYHGVLQDGTTVVVKRITNRVARKDAYMTELDLFAKGLHERLVHLMGHCFDKEDEKLLVYRFVRNGDLSCALHRKTGEEEEGMQSLDWIKRLKIATGVAEALCYLHHECTPPMVHRDVQASSILLDDKFEVRLGSLSEVCPQEGESHQNVITKLLRFSSTADQSSSGSPSASCSYDVYCFGKVLLELVTGRLGISASSDGTTSDWLDNTLRYINIYEKELMSKIIDPTLIIDEDHLEEVWAMAIVAKSCLNPRSSKRPPMKYILKALENPLKVVREDNGSSSARLRATSSRGSWNAAFFGSWRHSSSEIGPSRDDNMFKRSETIKSSGGSNGDHSSSRRRQSKEIFPEPSGSRDTED; translated from the exons ATGacgcgcacgcgcgcgcgcgcgctctGGGCGGCGCTGCTGCTCGCCGCGCTGGCGGCGGCCGCGGCGCCCGGGGCGGTGCGAGGGCAGGGCGGCCTCGCCTCGCGGGCGGATCTCGCGGGGCTCTACACGCTGCGCGGCGCGCTCGGGCTGCGGGCGCGGGACTGGCCGCGCAAGGCGGACCCGTGCTCCGCGTGGGCCGGCGTGGGCTGCCGGGGCGGCCGCGTCGTGTCCGTCAGCCTCGTCGGGCTCAGGCGCACGCGGCTGGGCCGCCTCGCCCCGCGCTTCGACGTCGACGGCCTGCGCAACCTCTCGCGGCTCGAGTCCTTCACCGCCGCCGGCTTCGGCCTCCCCGGCTCCATCCCGGCGTGGCTCGGCGCGGGGCTTGCGCCCTCCTTCCGGGTCCTCGACCTCTCCGCCTGCGCCGTCACGGGGGAGATCGCTGCGTCGGCCGTCGCCGGCCTCAGCAACCTCACCACCCTCAACCTCGCCGGCAACCTGCTCTCCGGGCAACTACCGGCCGCCGCGCTGGCGGGGCTCCCGAAGCTAGGGACCCTCAACCTCTCCGGCAATGCCTTACCCGGCGCGCTACCTGACGCGGTGTGGTCGCTCCCGGAGCTCCGCGTTCTCGATGTGTCTCAAACCAACCTCACTGGCGCACTGCCGGGGGCAGGGATTGCGCCGTCAGCCACCTTGCAGACGGTGGATCTGTCTGGGAACCTATTCTATGGCACCGTGCCGGACACCTTCCGTCAGCTCTTCAACCGGGTGATGGCCAATATCTCTGGGAATTACTTTGAGGGCAATCTATCAAGTGTTGCCGGTGGAAATGTGTCCTCTGAGATGAACTGCTTCCTTGACGTTGCCGGGCAGCGTAGACCGGAGGATTGCCAACAGTTCTACGCTGGGCGTGGACTGCCATACGATGGGCCGGTTGCCGCACCAACACCACAGCCTGCGCCTGTGCCTGCAGAAAATAAGAAGGGAAGGCAGAAGAATTTGAAGTATATATTGATTGGGGCCATCGGTGGCGGGGTACTGCTTCTAGCCGTGGTTGCCGCCGTTGTGTTTTGCATTGTGCGTTCTAGGAGGGGTAGGAGTGACCAGAGGGAAAGCGGCGCTCCAAGTGCACCGCCAGGAGTGCATGGGAGTGCAAGGGCTGCAGCAGCTACTGGTACCACACAGCCTTCTGCCTCGCCCGCAAGTTTGGCAAAGGTCGGCGATTCATTTGCTTATGACCAGCTCGCCAGTGCCACCTCGGGGTTTGCGGAGGAGAGGATTATCAAGCATGGTCATTCAGGTGATCTATACCATGGTGTGCTCCAAGATGGGACCACCGTGGTCGTGAAGAGGATCACTAACCGTGTCGCTAGGAAAGATGCATATATGACGGAGTTAGATTTATTTGCAAAGGGATTGCATGAAAGGCTGGTGCACTTAATGGGTCATTGCTTTGAtaaagaggacgagaagcttctcGTGTATAGGTTTGTCCGTAATGGTGACTTGTCATGTGCACTGCACAGAAAgacaggggaggaagaggagggaatgcAATCGTTGGATTGGATAAAGAGGTTGAAGATTGCAACAGGCGTGGCGGAGGCACTGTGCTACCTTCATCACGAGTGTACTCCACCCATGGTTCACAG GGATGTGCAAGCCAGCAGTATCCTCCTTGATGATAAATTTGAAGTGCGTCTTGGAAGTTTGAGTGAAGTTTGCCCTCAAGAAGGGGAAAGTCACCAAAACGTCATCACAAAGCTATTACGATTTTCATC GACGGCGGATCAAAGTTCTTCTG GTTCTCCATCTGCATCATGTTCATACGACGTCTACTGCTTTGGAAAAGTATTGCTGGAGCTGGTGACAGGGAGACTTGGTATCAGTGCATCAAGTGACGGTACAACAAGTGATTGGCTTGATAACACCCTGAGGTACATCAACATTTATGAGAAAGAGCTCATGAGCAAAATCATTGACCCAACCCTCATTATTGATGAGGATCATTTGGAGGAAGTCTGGGCAATGGCAATTGTCGCAAAATCTTGCTTGAATCCTAGGTCTTCGAAACGGCCACCAATGAAATATATCCTAAAAGCACTTGAGAATCCCTTGAAAGTGGTAAGAGAAGATAACGGCTCTAGCTCGGCAAGGTTGAGAGCAACATCTTCAAGGGGTTCGTGGAATGCTGCATTCTTCGGGAGTTGGCGGCATAGCTCGTCAGAGATCGGTCCTTCAAGGGATGATAACATGTTTAAACGGTCAGAGACAATCAAATCATCTGGAGGGAGCAATGGTGATCATTCTTCGTCCCGCAGGAGGCAATCTAAGGAGATCTTCCCCGAGCCATCTGGTTCCCGTGACACAGAGGATTGA